A region of Thermovibrio ammonificans HB-1 DNA encodes the following proteins:
- a CDS encoding S41 family peptidase — MKKAVKLSLFVLFFLAAVVLIGKHSVVSIARASQDSQQELKYIRLFMEAYQLVKEKYVEPKTPKTLFEGAIQGMLNKLDPHCTLFTPDQLKEFQVETSGEFGGLGIQITKTKDGRLMIIAPIEGTPAYKAGIKPGDVIVKIDGKKVTPSMTLMEAVKLMRGKPGTKITIWIWRKGWAEPKPFTITRAVIKIKSVKYRILPGNIGYIRFTIFQRTSVDEFKKALEALKKHKGLQGIIVDLRNNPGGLLDSAVAISDFFLPKGDLIVYTKGRIPESVKSYYSLHNPVIPTDIPVVMLVNGGTASAAEILTGALRYNDRAVVVGEKTFGKGSVQTLYPLDMGYAIKITTAKYYMPNHQCIDGKGIKPDIEVKLSKEDIEFFKKEAKEVEAHPEKTEEVRKQQEKWIDAQLKRAMEVIKEFHLFKMMESPKGKEGKKAA; from the coding sequence ATGAAAAAGGCCGTCAAGCTCTCCCTCTTTGTTCTCTTCTTCCTTGCCGCCGTAGTTCTGATAGGGAAACACTCGGTGGTTTCCATAGCAAGGGCCTCTCAGGACTCTCAGCAGGAGCTGAAGTACATAAGGCTCTTTATGGAGGCCTACCAGCTGGTTAAGGAGAAGTACGTTGAACCTAAAACCCCCAAGACCCTCTTTGAGGGTGCGATTCAGGGAATGCTCAACAAGCTCGACCCCCACTGTACCCTCTTCACCCCCGACCAGCTTAAGGAGTTTCAGGTTGAAACCAGCGGTGAGTTTGGGGGCCTCGGCATTCAGATTACCAAGACTAAAGACGGCCGGCTGATGATAATAGCTCCCATAGAGGGCACTCCTGCCTACAAGGCGGGTATAAAGCCCGGAGACGTAATCGTTAAGATAGACGGCAAGAAGGTTACCCCCAGCATGACCCTCATGGAAGCCGTGAAGCTCATGAGGGGTAAACCGGGAACCAAGATAACCATCTGGATATGGCGTAAAGGCTGGGCCGAGCCCAAGCCCTTTACAATCACGAGGGCCGTTATAAAGATTAAGAGCGTGAAGTACCGTATACTCCCGGGGAACATAGGCTACATAAGGTTTACCATCTTCCAGAGGACCTCCGTAGACGAGTTTAAGAAGGCTCTTGAGGCCCTGAAGAAGCACAAAGGGCTTCAGGGCATTATCGTTGACCTGAGGAACAACCCGGGAGGTCTCCTCGATTCGGCCGTTGCCATAAGCGACTTCTTCCTTCCCAAAGGAGACCTTATCGTTTACACGAAGGGGCGCATCCCCGAGAGCGTTAAGAGCTACTACTCCCTCCACAACCCCGTGATACCCACCGACATTCCGGTTGTGATGCTCGTTAACGGGGGAACTGCAAGCGCCGCCGAGATTCTCACCGGAGCCCTGAGGTACAACGACAGGGCCGTTGTTGTAGGTGAGAAAACCTTCGGTAAGGGCTCCGTTCAGACCCTCTACCCCTTGGATATGGGCTACGCAATCAAGATAACAACGGCCAAGTACTACATGCCCAATCACCAGTGTATAGACGGTAAGGGGATTAAGCCCGACATAGAGGTGAAGCTCTCCAAAGAGGACATAGAGTTCTTCAAGAAGGAGGCCAAAGAGGTTGAGGCCCACCCTGAGAAGACCGAAGAGGTGAGGAAGCAGCAGGAGAAGTGGATAGACGCCCAGCTTAAGAGGGCTATGGAGGTTATAAAGGAGTTCCACCTCTTTAAGATGATGGAGTCTCCCAAGGGCAAGGAGGGTAAAAAGGCGGCATGA